ATCAAATTGccatgaatgtacatgtactatatatggCATACCTCACAGGGACCatgcccgttttaacattaatttcaatgtaaccatatgGTTACATTgatattaatgttaaaacgggatTGGCCCATGTGGCATacctttcaaaataaaatgcgcGATGGAAAAATTTactattccaattttcaatcaTGATAAATTAATATAGTCATCTCATGAAATAGCACACTAGCTGTCAATAAAACATtgtgcttttaatttttttactctgtGATTCAGTGGGATGATTTCTAAAActacgcgggggtgttaaggaagcatgtGGGCAACTTAGCGtcttaatttgactgttatattcaaaatcgtgaaattaaataactattttGAATACGATCAAAAACTAAGTATTATCCTTTGAAATAGATGtaagtgcaataaaatcgggtagtacattactgccccattggtgcattatcacgtgacaactataaatagcttacgtatattccttaacataaaatgagatagaacaacactaccccgcggtttccaaaataaaataaacataccaagagaaggcaaaacatctcagtttaatcaaaactgctgctagaatcctatgtttttcttaattcaatagttattcatccagttctcgtaaaaccttcccaacttttataaagtttgcacggaaaacggcaagttgtatcaaaacaacacacaacatgggattctagcagcacttttcattttaagcattgatcaaactaacgatacatataaaattcaaagttcaatatatgcggggtagtgttgttctagtcggatttttatatcgtaaacaacgacagaggaaagcctggccgagaaataaaagcaaatttacataccttttagcgaatgattgataaaactaacatctctcCTAGTATTCTTGTGTCCcgttctcaataaatcacaccacaatattttattagatttcttagattagttatgttttgaatatgtttacaatgctttccgatcaaattcacacgacattcaacttttagtcatgacgtcatcaatgtataaatctacgtaatacaaactaatttctgaaaaaaaaattgacttcagtatttttatttgcttttggtctacgtttcgttgcttagataattgaatatgtacataataactaagatttgtgatatcacgaaattacatgtaactcagaatccatatgcttccttaacacccccgcgtatttttgaaaaatttatttaaaatttaaaactacaAAAAGTTAAACacattgttaaatttaataattcaattaaaaaaatttaaaagatttgaaaaatattaattttctgaATGGTCAACCTACCAAGTTAAACTTACCTTTATCAATGAAATAATGATGATGCAATCTAAATTTAGGTCTACTTATATATCAATCGGTATTTCACAAGAGGTTGAAATAGGAAAGTCCGATGATGACAAAAATAGATTTACGGTAACTTTGTTCGGCAATTTCCGTGGATTAAAACCGAAGATGCTAAAAATAGAACCGGAAATAGTTACGTTGTTTAGCACATGACACAAAATATGGCCGATGATGTAAACATGCCTGAAAACCACGTAAATGGATTTGAAGAAACCCCAGGCGAGCGAGAGGATCAGAATGAAGCTGATGAAACAGAAGAAACTATGATTGAAGATGAGGAAAACCTAGAAGAACTCGTAGAAAATGCAAGCAATGGTGAGTTGTAATCGCAAATCTGAAGACACCATCGATTTAACCAAAATTGTCCTAACTAGCTGTTAACTATCGATAAAATATCAACTAACCACCCAGTCCTGTTATTCACCCCAATGTTATAAGAATTTTAAGGTGGGCCAAAAATAAAAAGGTGCATATAAATAGTAATATGTACCCTTATGTTGCATAATACAGACCCTATtaccaactacatgtatatatatatatacatgaaataaataaaattaccaGCTGATTAAagtgatgatataatttgagtttaacaatatttcatccCAAAACCTTAATTGGGTTGTCAGTAATATGTTCCATTTTTATTGGATTGTATAGTATCAAatacaacattttaaatttcGGGCATTTATCTCGTATGAAGAGATCAGTCAGGCCCCTTTGATAGTGATGatgaaaaatgaacaaaatcaCAAAAACAGATTACATGTTATAAATCTAAGATTAACTCAATTTTAATCTTAATATCTtcactgttaaaaaaaaagaaacatatagAGGAATAGTGAGACCATGGGTGTATTTGTTTGCTACCTCCAGAACTGGTCCAGGATATCGATCTCCAGCTTCTATTTGCTATCAATGGAGATCTACCGGAGATCGCCATACTGCAAACAAGCAAATCAGTATTACTCTTGCAGCTCTCTAAGGcctataaaaaaattgtgtgtttagggtaacactgatgaaaaaattaggttaggaaggtagggatttttttttattttctgcatgaatccttagaatgtttgtttgtgtcatagttaaaaacagattttttaatagaaataatataaaattcccaatcggataaaaacagacatctaaaaatagTAGGATAGGGGCATTTCAGgctaggtcgggttaccctaaacacacaacttttttttggcctaattgACCAAACAAATACACCCCATGAAAAATTAAGAGTAAGCAAGTTTAAGTTTTGTGGCCACAGAGCATGAATGGAGATTCTGGGTTCAGTTTGAATTCACAGAGGGTCTACTTTTGCTTAAAGTTGCTCATGATCAGCAAAAACAAACCAAGTTCTGCTTTTGACTTATACTTTACAGTGCTCAAGCATTAAGAGGACCATGTattattaggtcacctgagtaaactcaggtgacctattgctatctgttTTCATACGTCGTCATGTGTTGTGCgtaaacaatttaacatttttaacttcttcttaaaaactacaaagctaattgttactacatgtatttttggtgtgagggttctctatatatatatggtaagaggaatttaaattctgaaattcatggctctacctaCCCCAGGGCACCacaggtggggccaaatatgcaaaaataaaaaataaaaaagccaaattttcaaaatcttcttctctactcccacacatgtgaggaaaaaactggtagCATGGTTACTagtatgatttcattgaagccctctatcaaaattatgaaattcatggcccctggttcaggggttcaggctctagggtggggtcaatatggccatatagttaaactgtattaaatcttataaaatcCTCTTCTCTACTCCtcatcaaaattgtgaaattcatggcccctgggccaggggttcaggctctagggtggggccaatatgaccatatagtaaaatgtattgaatcttagaaaatcttcttctctactcccatttgtattttttaaaaaactaaatgcctgattatgatgtccatgaagccctttgCCAAAATTGGGAAATTCttgacccctgtgtcaggggtccaggctctagggtggggccaatatggccatatagtaaaaaagtattaaatcttaaaacatcagcttctttactcccatacatgagggcaaaaaactgaatacatggctATGATGtgcactaactcctctacctaaatcgtgaaattcatggcccctgggttaggggttcaggacatgggagGGGGGCAATAtagcaatatagtgttaatgcatataatttctaaaatgtttatgatgtgcatataatgtttaaaaatcttcttctctattctcacacatctgtatgaaaaactgaattcataattAGTATGTTTatcaggaagtcctctactaaaattttaaatttcatgtcccgtTGAgcatgggttttgactctagggcaagGCCAAAATtcatgtataggtgttaatgcataaaaTGTTTAAGAATTATCTTCTTTACGTATCCCTTACACccgaaaggaaaactgaattcatgattttgtagaccagatctttaagttttttgccaaaattgtaggtttcatagttctttttgaaagatttcaggtagggaggtggtcgtcattacagatttataatttttgggtaagtaattttttttttggaagtataggtatactcctccccccccccccccccccccccacggattaggatttccatgattttgggaattacttttttctcaatatttctaggcttagtctagcccccccactttcaatttgcttccgacgcctatgtcaTGAAATCTGGTAGTATATGTAACTAGAGATTTTAACACCAAGCAAAGCAGAGATAGTTTAATAGATATTAAATATGAATGGAGTTATGACTTgaattataaatacatattgATAGATTTTTCTAGTTACATTTACAGCAATTTTGAACCCCAAAAAATCTGGAAGAGAGAAGTATGGATAAATGATAAACACTTTTACTCTCTTATTTTGGGATAATCATGTGTGTGTGCAAATCTCAATTACTGTACTAGTAATCAATGTTAGTCTGATATACTGTTCATGTAGAATACTTAGATTAATTGCAATTATGTCATACTCTgtagaaaacaattttttttctaatttacatCAACCAGCAGATCACTCTAAATACCCCAAAGCACTCTCTAATCAGCAGACAATGTAGAGAGGGTTCATACGATTTAAATGTGGAACTCCAGATGACTCCTTCTTTGAGATATCACCCAATGGCAAttcaatgattttatcaatggaCCATGCAGCTCTGCACTTTGTATTCTAGAACATGCAGGATCTACAGTAGGGGGTAGAGTTGGAGTAATTTCGCATAGTCAAGTTACCGAAAATAGGCTTGGAGCATTCCTTTCCTGGACAACAAAATTATCCCACAGAcacttcccccccccccccc
The nucleotide sequence above comes from Magallana gigas chromosome 2, xbMagGiga1.1, whole genome shotgun sequence. Encoded proteins:
- the LOC105319207 gene encoding UPF0184 protein is translated as MTQNMADDVNMPENHVNGFEETPGEREDQNEADETEETMIEDEENLEELVENASNEYQDLSNTLDQIDRYMTNLENQNDSLVSKLQDLLESNRQMRAELQQENAKVKNS